The nucleotide window TAAGGAGGTACCGACCATGTTAGCCACTGCCATCAAGAAGAAAGAACAGGAATGGTTTAAAGAAGGCCTTATGGAAGGCCGCAACGAAGGCATAGCCCTGGGCGAAGAAAAGGGCCGTTTAGAAGAACGCCGGGAGACCGCCCGCAGGATGAAGCAGGAACAGGTGTCTATAGATATTATCATGAGAGTTACCGGCCTTTCCCGGGAAGAGATTGAGGAACTGTAGGCTAGCGGGGGGCGGGACCCTGGGGGCCTTCCAGGAGGGGAATTCCACCATACCTCAGCACAAATAAATTTATATTTGCCTCTTAGCCTCATTAAATTAAAAAAGAAATTCTCACAGCTTGTTTTTCAGTTCGTAATAAGGGAAAAGCTGATGGAATTCCATGAGGCCCGCCAGGGCATACTGCTGGACCGGCACACCGGTTTCTTCAAAAATGGCAAGGGGATTCAAGCCGCCGACAACAATGACTCCACAACAGCCCTGCTGTACGGGAATGTTCAGGACGTCCTGGGAAGGAAGCCCAATGTGCATAAAGGCCCCCAATCCCACCTGGGTAAGCTTGTCAGCCAGATCCAGGGCTAGTTCATAACTTTCTTCGGGGATTTCCCGGAATCCTGCACCGATTTTCCCATACCCGGTCCTGATAGTCCCCAAATAGTCGGTCATCCGTCCCTTAATAAACAGTTGCAAGGGATCTACCGTGGTCCCATCATACGAAATAAGCTCCACAAAGCGGCTTGGCCTGTGATTTTCTATTTCCAGAAGACCGCTAAAAAGCGATCGGGTGGGAATTCCATGTTTTAGCAACACCCCATTCAACGTCACGGAGCAAACGGTACAGAACCCCACATGTTCCGGGGGAATAACCATATTTCCCAGTTGATCCCCCGGCCGAAGCAGCCCCACAAGGGTTCCCATGGCATAGCCCTGTTCAAAGACCTGATGGA belongs to Treponema sp. J25 and includes:
- a CDS encoding NrpR regulatory domain-containing protein; translation: MNGSNKTKIESILQVLHKLQRPLTGSQIAEVLTSQGEEISERTVRLYLQKCDEAGYTEPVGKQGRTITAKGIQYLESGNIIQRLGYMSSKIDRMTYAMTFDLALRRGTVIINLAILGKEVFRSRLAEVHQVFEQGYAMGTLVGLLRPGDQLGNMVIPPEHVGFCTVCSVTLNGVLLKHGIPTRSLFSGLLEIENHRPSRFVELISYDGTTVDPLQLFIKGRMTDYLGTIRTGYGKIGAGFREIPEESYELALDLADKLTQVGLGAFMHIGLPSQDVLNIPVQQGCCGVIVVGGLNPLAIFEETGVPVQQYALAGLMEFHQLFPYYELKNKL